The nucleotide window GGACGCCGCCTACGAGCGCGGGCGGGTGCTGGCCTCCAAGATGCGGGAACTCATCCCACGGCAGCAATTCGAGGTGGCCATCCAGGCGGCCATCGGGGGCAAGGTGATCGCCCGCGAGACCGTGGCCGCCATGCGCAAGAACGTGCTGGCCAAGTGCTACGGCGGCGACATCACCCGCAAGCGCAAGCTGCTGGAAAAACAGAAGGAAGGCAAGAAGCGCATGAAGCGCATCGGGCGCGTGGACATCCCCCAGGAAGCCTTCCTGGCGGTGCTGCGGGTGGGGGAGGAGAGCTGATTCCGCCACGGCAGCGGACCCTCCTTCCGCTGCATTCCATGTGCAAAACTCATAGGCGCGCGGGGACAGACAGGCGCCAGGGTCCCCTCTCGGTGCGCCTTGGACCTAGACTGTAAGTCTTTTGTTTTCAATCCAGTCAAGTGCATGCCCCGAGGTTTTTTGAGGGCCTAAGTAGCTGAAAACCCGAGCGTGGAGGAATTCCGCACCTCGGTTTCGCACAAGCTTTCCACAGTGGCAGGGGCGGTGAGGCCGGAGCGGACGAGCGAACCCGCCGCCGCCGGCCCCGAACCGGAACTCCAGGGCAGTGCTCAGCGACCGGCAAGCAAGAAGCGCACCGTGATCTGGGTCTCCACCTCGACCGGTCGGCCATTGAGGCGGTAGGGGCGATAGCGCCATTGCCGCACCGCATCCAGGGCGGGAGGGATCAGCCAGGGATGGCCGCTGACGGCGTGGAGCTGCTGGATGGTGCCGTCATTCCCGATCACGGCCTGCAAGATCACGTCTCCCTGGACACCCGCCAGCTTGGCGATCTGCGGATAGACGGGCTGCACCTGCTGCACCAGGTAACCCTCGATCACGCCGCTGGAGACTGCGACTGACCTTGGCGCCGCGGGGCGAGGGATGACCGGCGCGGGATGGAAGACCGCGCTCATCCCGGGCGTAGTGTCCTGCGGGCAGCCGGGACAACCCGGACCGAGATCGGGTGCAGCGCTCGGCCCGGTGTCTCTTGAAAGCTGCCGTAGATCGGGTCCGGTGTAGATCTCCGTGGGAATCACGCGCGGTTCCGCGAACACGCTGGGGGTCGTGTTGCTTCGCGCGCCCGAGCCCGGGCGCGCGCTTCCGCGGTGGCGGGCGCCGGGCTGATAGGGTTGCGGCAGTCCGGTCAGGGCGGTGGGAAAGCGCAGGGGCAACGCGTCGGGGCGCAGGACGGGCACCAGGATCAGTGAGCCCAGCAGCAGGACCTGCAGACCCGACGAGGCCAGGGTGGCCCAGCCGCGGCGGCTGTTCCCGTGGGACGAGGATGCGAGGATGCTCTGTTCGAACATGGTGTGCCTCCCTCGATCCCCAACCGGTGTCTATAGACACCAGCGGCGAGTGAGAGGGAGCGGGAAAACGCCGGCTAAGGGGAAAAAGAAAGGCCGCCAAAGCGGCGGCCTGGGAAAGCGGGATGGATCCCCGATGCCTTACTGCGGCTTGCGAGTCGGGGGAGGCGTGGTCGGCTTGGTGGCACTGGGGGCCGACGGAGGCGCCTTGGGCGGCGCCGCTACACCCGACTGCGCGTTGTAGGCGTCGAGGATGGCTTTGCTCACGTCCACCGTAGGACCGGCCCAGAGCACGGCGCTGGTCTGCGGATTGGAGATGTCGAAGATCACCGCGTAGCCATTGTTCTCGGCATAGGTAGAGAGCACCTTGTACATCTTCTCGCCGATGCGGTTGATGAGCTCCTGCAACTGGTTCTGGTAGTCCTGCTGGGCATCATCGAGGTTGCGCTGGTAGGTCTTCTGTTTGGCCTGGATGTTGTTGACCAGGGTGCTGCGGGCCTCGTCGTTGAGCGTGTTCCCCTGGGTGCTGAGCTGCTTCTGCAGATCGTCCAGCTCCTTCTTGGCGTTGCTCAACTCCACCTGCTTGGGTTCAAACTTCTTCTGCAGGGCGCCAAAGTCGCGCTGGCCCTCGTTGCTTGCCAGGATGACCTGCTGCA belongs to Terriglobales bacterium and includes:
- a CDS encoding TonB family protein translates to MFEQSILASSSHGNSRRGWATLASSGLQVLLLGSLILVPVLRPDALPLRFPTALTGLPQPYQPGARHRGSARPGSGARSNTTPSVFAEPRVIPTEIYTGPDLRQLSRDTGPSAAPDLGPGCPGCPQDTTPGMSAVFHPAPVIPRPAAPRSVAVSSGVIEGYLVQQVQPVYPQIAKLAGVQGDVILQAVIGNDGTIQQLHAVSGHPWLIPPALDAVRQWRYRPYRLNGRPVEVETQITVRFLLAGR
- a CDS encoding OmpH family outer membrane protein; its protein translation is MKSKVVILVVTLTMASLAVWAQSPAPAVSTSVAPPTKLGVIQMQQVILASNEGQRDFGALQKKFEPKQVELSNAKKELDDLQKQLSTQGNTLNDEARSTLVNNIQAKQKTYQRNLDDAQQDYQNQLQELINRIGEKMYKVLSTYAENNGYAVIFDISNPQTSAVLWAGPTVDVSKAILDAYNAQSGVAAPPKAPPSAPSATKPTTPPPTRKPQ